A part of Thiomicrorhabdus sediminis genomic DNA contains:
- the dbpA gene encoding ATP-dependent RNA helicase DbpA yields the protein MTDITESSFLHLDLPPAQLKNLQQLGYHHMTPIQEQALPIALGGHDLIAQAKTGSGKTAAFGLALLNRLQVSELSVQALVVCPTRELSNQVAEELRRLARFQANIKIVVVSGGVPMRPQVASLENGAHIVVGTPGRLNDHIDKGNLSLANINTLVLDEADRMLEMGFKEQMLELLKDAPHQRQTMLFSATFPDDIEYISRRFQKNPMQVTVEAHHDIETIEQLFYMCHHKDKLPSLQRILSVNQFDHAMIFCNTKALVAEVVEFLNQRGFDAVPLHGDMQQREREQVLMRFKHHSTNFLVATDVAARGLDISALPAVINYELPRHQETYTHRIGRTGRAGLAGKAITLFTEKERYKLDHLSDYQGYALEYESIERLDKQRAACPMPPYITLYISGGRKEKVRRGDILGAITKQAGISGEHVGKIDVVDHSSYVAIERGYEAQVISELNQNKIKGRKFKVGRVQ from the coding sequence ATGACAGATATTACTGAATCTTCTTTTTTGCACCTTGATTTACCGCCTGCGCAGTTAAAAAACCTGCAGCAGCTGGGTTATCACCATATGACCCCTATTCAGGAGCAGGCATTACCGATCGCTTTGGGAGGGCATGACCTGATCGCTCAGGCAAAAACCGGAAGCGGCAAAACCGCCGCGTTTGGCCTGGCGTTATTAAATCGTCTGCAAGTGTCCGAGCTGTCGGTTCAGGCTCTGGTGGTTTGTCCGACTCGTGAGTTGTCAAATCAGGTGGCCGAGGAGCTGCGCCGTTTGGCCCGTTTTCAAGCCAATATCAAGATTGTGGTTGTGAGTGGCGGGGTGCCGATGCGTCCGCAGGTCGCTTCTTTGGAAAACGGCGCTCATATTGTTGTCGGGACTCCGGGACGTTTAAATGACCATATTGACAAAGGCAATCTGTCTTTGGCCAATATCAATACTCTGGTGCTGGATGAAGCCGACCGAATGCTGGAGATGGGCTTTAAAGAACAGATGTTAGAGCTGCTTAAAGATGCTCCGCATCAGCGCCAGACCATGCTGTTTTCGGCAACGTTTCCGGATGATATCGAATATATCAGCCGCCGTTTTCAGAAAAATCCGATGCAGGTCACGGTCGAGGCGCATCACGATATAGAGACCATCGAACAGCTGTTTTATATGTGTCACCACAAAGATAAGTTGCCGTCGTTGCAGCGAATACTAAGCGTCAACCAGTTCGATCATGCGATGATTTTCTGTAACACCAAGGCGTTGGTTGCCGAAGTGGTGGAATTTTTGAATCAGCGTGGTTTTGATGCGGTACCTTTACATGGCGATATGCAGCAACGTGAGCGTGAACAGGTTTTAATGCGTTTTAAGCACCATAGCACCAACTTTTTGGTGGCGACCGATGTGGCGGCACGTGGTTTGGATATCAGTGCTTTACCGGCGGTTATCAATTATGAATTGCCGCGTCATCAGGAAACCTATACTCACCGTATCGGGCGCACAGGCCGTGCTGGTTTGGCCGGTAAAGCCATTACGCTGTTTACCGAAAAAGAGCGTTATAAGCTTGATCATTTGAGTGATTACCAAGGCTATGCCTTGGAATATGAATCAATTGAGCGTTTGGATAAACAGCGCGCCGCTTGTCCGATGCCTCCTTATATCACTTTGTATATTTCCGGTGGCAGAAAGGAAAAGGTGCGTCGTGGCGATATTCTTGGGGCGATTACCAAACAAGCCGGGATTTCCGGTGAGCATGTCGGCAAGATCGATGTGGTCGACCATTCGAGCTATGTCGCGATTGAGCGTGGCTATGAGGCGCAAGTTATTAGCGAGTTGAATCAAAACAAGATAAAAGGGCGAAAGTTCAAAGTCGGTCGTGTGCAGTAG
- a CDS encoding DUF3010 family protein, giving the protein MKICGVELTGNDAVISLLSEQMGMFHLPDCRVRRINCSDPDSAKDLQYFQKTFVQLMQDYQIDVVVIKQRMKKGKFAGGANGFKLEAAIQLAENLKVVLMSATEQKTNLKRYPLPISFAETGLKKFQEQAFLAAFSYYAGKHEW; this is encoded by the coding sequence ATGAAAATATGTGGTGTTGAACTAACCGGAAATGATGCGGTAATCAGTCTATTAAGCGAGCAGATGGGGATGTTTCATCTGCCGGATTGCCGAGTGCGCCGCATCAATTGCAGCGATCCGGACAGTGCCAAAGATCTGCAGTATTTCCAAAAGACTTTTGTCCAGCTAATGCAGGATTATCAGATCGATGTGGTGGTAATTAAGCAACGCATGAAAAAGGGCAAGTTTGCCGGTGGGGCTAACGGATTTAAATTGGAAGCGGCTATTCAACTGGCGGAAAATTTAAAGGTCGTGCTTATGTCGGCGACCGAACAAAAGACCAATTTGAAGCGCTATCCTTTGCCAATCAGTTTTGCTGAAACCGGTTTGAAGAAGTTTCAGGAACAGGCTTTTTTGGCAGCTTTTTCTTACTATGCCGGCAAGCACGAGTGGTAA
- a CDS encoding DUF3095 domain-containing protein, with protein MSKATNFEETIPALQAFQQTLDTHNYQPIPEDWFVVITDVVNSTKAIDAGKYRDINAVGGSTIAAVVNACKPRKIPYVFGGDGASFCVPPELIETVKSALRGCQQLAEHTGGLQLRVGIVPCSQLNNDVLVSRFYRTENLLQFFFMGGGLEEADALIKSKADFELAQDTPVKVDFSGFECRWNEIPSQKEVTFSLIVKSRHQDPQKTLRLYRKLATAMDRLLDAKNAKPLSVEGLNLSFNGPKLKMEAAGHSFGKSLWQQWLRPIVIRLENVIGSVWMRFGIEYNGYNWGDYKQDLIDNSDFEKIDDAYRAVLSANKEQLNVLLQWLEKAYQRGVLFYGCHQTHSAIITCLVEQSGTNHIHFVDSADGGYAMAAKHLKQQIRQAQ; from the coding sequence ATGTCAAAGGCCACCAACTTCGAGGAAACAATTCCTGCGCTGCAAGCGTTTCAACAAACTCTTGATACCCATAATTACCAACCGATTCCCGAAGATTGGTTTGTGGTAATAACCGATGTGGTCAATTCCACCAAAGCGATTGATGCCGGTAAATATCGTGATATCAATGCGGTTGGGGGCAGTACCATTGCCGCCGTAGTCAATGCCTGTAAGCCAAGAAAAATTCCTTATGTATTTGGTGGCGATGGCGCCAGCTTTTGTGTGCCTCCTGAATTGATCGAAACGGTCAAGTCCGCTTTACGTGGTTGTCAGCAGCTTGCAGAACACACCGGTGGTTTGCAGTTGCGTGTTGGTATTGTGCCATGCAGTCAGCTAAACAATGATGTCTTGGTGAGCCGTTTTTACCGAACCGAAAACCTGTTGCAGTTCTTTTTTATGGGGGGCGGCTTGGAAGAGGCCGATGCATTGATTAAAAGCAAAGCCGATTTTGAATTGGCGCAAGACACTCCGGTTAAAGTCGATTTTTCTGGTTTTGAGTGTCGTTGGAATGAGATACCGTCACAAAAAGAGGTGACATTTAGTTTAATTGTCAAATCTCGCCATCAAGACCCCCAAAAAACATTGCGACTTTATCGAAAGTTGGCCACAGCCATGGATCGGCTATTGGATGCAAAAAATGCCAAGCCGTTATCGGTTGAAGGTTTGAACTTGAGTTTTAATGGTCCGAAACTGAAAATGGAGGCCGCCGGACACAGCTTTGGCAAAAGCCTTTGGCAGCAATGGTTAAGGCCGATTGTTATCCGCTTGGAAAATGTAATAGGCTCTGTTTGGATGCGTTTTGGTATCGAGTACAACGGTTATAACTGGGGGGATTACAAACAGGATTTAATCGATAACAGCGATTTTGAAAAAATCGACGATGCCTATCGTGCGGTTTTGTCTGCCAATAAGGAACAGTTGAATGTGTTATTGCAGTGGTTGGAGAAGGCTTATCAGCGCGGAGTACTGTTTTATGGTTGTCATCAAACCCATTCCGCGATTATCACCTGTCTGGTCGAGCAAAGCGGCACGAATCATATTCATTTTGTCGACAGTGCTGATGGCGGCTATGCAATGGCCGCCAAACATCTTAAGCAACAGATCAGGCAAGCCCAGTAA
- a CDS encoding diguanylate cyclase: protein MEIITATYSFSLVSISVMMAILASYVSFDLVGITWQEKSKQNYFLWLLLSASVLGTGIWTMHFIGMYAFKLPMLVHYEVSLTVLSLLLPIAGSLIGMYIIHYCHRPSYNITAALIMGSSIAAMHYLGMAAFHTTAIMSHNLNLVLISIIIALVASWLAIQIFVTAHLKKVKIHLLTRLIIAIIMGAAISSMHYISMEAISFYQPSALPENNSDFHSGEWFIQGESVFNLVIFTSTLLLVSALFLSQLKQAMKKQLQEQLGLIKVSEQQLRQLIENAPDGFFIHDLEGNFIDVNKSAYTSLGYSKQELLEKSLFEVEVSLTRNEFKEGIAPLLSEGQAMVVDGLHRRKDGSEFPVTVNIQAFQKAGEVFVFALVRDMTEKQKVQDYMQKLAMTDELTGLANRRSFMEKLNKYLYEAYKTNTPFAVAILDIDHFKQINDTFGHDIGDLALEQFAQHTKDFFRQEDTVARLGGEEFAVILPNCSIEKALQLTDDFRQLVEQYALHFEERSLQFTISIGLSYIQTEDTSLDATQILKQADRALYSAKESGRNKVVLFDNEQDSLIADSPETLSKTQ from the coding sequence GTGGAAATAATTACCGCGACCTACAGTTTTTCCCTAGTCAGTATCTCCGTTATGATGGCGATATTGGCCTCTTATGTCAGCTTTGACCTGGTCGGCATAACCTGGCAGGAAAAAAGCAAGCAAAACTACTTTCTCTGGCTGCTATTAAGTGCCAGCGTATTAGGTACCGGTATTTGGACAATGCACTTTATCGGCATGTATGCTTTCAAACTGCCAATGCTGGTCCATTATGAGGTTTCATTGACAGTATTGTCGTTATTATTGCCGATTGCCGGTTCATTGATCGGCATGTACATCATCCACTATTGCCATAGACCTAGCTACAATATTACCGCCGCTCTGATTATGGGCAGTTCGATTGCCGCCATGCACTATCTGGGGATGGCAGCATTTCATACCACAGCCATCATGTCGCACAATTTAAATTTGGTGCTCATCTCCATTATTATCGCCTTGGTCGCTTCTTGGTTGGCGATACAGATATTTGTTACCGCTCACCTGAAAAAAGTCAAAATCCATCTACTTACCCGCTTGATCATCGCGATTATTATGGGGGCAGCCATCTCCAGCATGCACTACATCAGTATGGAAGCGATTAGCTTCTACCAACCTAGTGCCTTGCCCGAAAATAACAGCGATTTCCATAGTGGTGAATGGTTCATCCAGGGAGAAAGTGTTTTCAATCTGGTTATTTTCACGTCAACCCTGCTATTGGTCAGTGCGCTATTTTTAAGCCAACTGAAACAAGCAATGAAAAAACAACTGCAGGAGCAACTCGGTTTAATTAAAGTGTCCGAACAACAGTTAAGACAGTTGATTGAAAATGCCCCGGACGGCTTTTTCATCCATGACTTGGAAGGAAACTTTATTGATGTCAACAAATCCGCATATACGTCACTTGGGTACTCTAAACAAGAACTGCTTGAAAAAAGCTTATTCGAAGTCGAAGTCAGCCTGACAAGAAATGAATTCAAAGAAGGTATTGCTCCGCTGCTTAGCGAAGGTCAGGCAATGGTAGTGGATGGTTTGCATCGTCGAAAAGATGGCAGTGAGTTTCCGGTCACAGTGAACATACAAGCCTTCCAAAAAGCCGGTGAAGTCTTTGTTTTTGCTCTTGTCCGTGATATGACCGAGAAACAGAAGGTTCAGGATTACATGCAAAAACTGGCGATGACCGATGAGTTGACCGGCCTTGCTAATCGCCGCTCCTTTATGGAGAAGCTCAACAAATATTTATATGAAGCCTATAAAACGAATACCCCATTTGCCGTCGCCATTCTCGATATTGATCATTTCAAACAAATTAACGATACCTTCGGTCATGATATCGGCGATCTGGCTTTGGAACAATTTGCCCAACATACCAAAGATTTCTTTCGTCAGGAAGACACGGTTGCACGTTTAGGGGGAGAGGAATTCGCCGTCATCCTGCCAAACTGTTCTATTGAAAAAGCGCTCCAACTTACAGATGACTTTAGACAGCTCGTCGAACAATACGCACTGCACTTTGAAGAACGCTCTTTGCAGTTCACCATCAGTATTGGTCTGAGTTATATACAAACAGAGGACACCTCGTTAGATGCGACACAAATCCTTAAACAGGCTGATAGAGCGCTTTATAGCGCAAAAGAGAGCGGTCGCAACAAAGTGGTTTTGTTTGACAACGAACAAGACTCCCTCATAGCCGATAGCCCGGAAACACTTAGTAAAACCCAATAA
- a CDS encoding HD domain-containing phosphohydrolase translates to MLGIEVLGAHGSASSTEHCCSFKLGKHILVDAGHVVVPLGDDCANIEHVLLTHAHFDHIRDLPFMVETYFMQRSKPLKIYGLSQTLQAVKMHMFNDVIWPAFQNIKHPVYDKNCIEFIEIETKRPFYLQDIEFEAFSTNHVEGACGFIIRHENKACILSSDTYLSEDLTEAITTTENLTSLFIEVSFPSYMSGLAEVSRHLTPKTLQQQLSAIEKPIDVYLFHLKPCYEKQIKEEIQALFKGSLPYRIAGFLDSDQVVRVFTEQTALIENANHLHNSSQQQLASLLKISQALSGEYNPNQLLDLILDEAMKFTGADAGTLYHFNKDKQELEFSVVRNNELGIYLRDTAGELNWPNLSLYRDGKANTSMVAVVCALNKAPLLINDVYRNTEFDFSGTREFDQTTGYRSHSMLVVPLLAQDNELLGVLQLINKIDTDGDFVAFSVEEQANAMALASQAALSLSNAILVQQMEELFEAFATAIIVAFEEKCSFTGLHIMQVAELAQLISQAINEDQSVYGDVSYSAEILHTIKIAALVHDIGKIATPEAVLHKATKLQKNIDRIELIGLRFQLAKQSVLIESMEKLSGQPFSIDEVRKQQTAKLALLDEDFDFLVQMNSGEESLLEENAQRIRAIAERYYFLHSDKVDSKFALVDDDELMNLCINRGTLNEAERKRIMDHARLSLDMLKTLPFPEKYGRIIDIAANHHEKLNGKGYPRGLTVAELTLEDEIMVLADLYEALSSNARPYKKPMTIKQVSHILSDMVNRGEIDGQLVRFFFEKGIYKRYNHRLSESQITDFELTIDNSLQTGSQFH, encoded by the coding sequence ATGTTAGGTATTGAGGTTCTGGGTGCTCATGGCAGCGCAAGTTCGACAGAACATTGTTGTAGTTTTAAGCTAGGCAAGCATATTTTGGTTGATGCGGGCCATGTTGTGGTGCCACTCGGAGACGATTGCGCCAATATTGAACACGTTTTATTGACTCATGCTCACTTTGATCATATTCGCGATTTACCGTTTATGGTCGAAACCTATTTTATGCAGCGTTCCAAGCCACTGAAAATTTATGGCTTATCGCAAACCTTGCAAGCGGTCAAAATGCATATGTTCAATGATGTCATTTGGCCGGCATTTCAGAATATCAAGCATCCTGTTTATGATAAAAACTGTATTGAGTTTATTGAAATTGAAACGAAGCGGCCGTTTTATTTACAGGATATTGAGTTTGAGGCTTTTTCAACCAATCATGTCGAAGGTGCTTGCGGCTTTATCATCCGCCATGAAAATAAAGCCTGTATTTTGTCTTCAGACACCTATTTATCGGAAGACCTAACCGAGGCAATCACGACTACTGAAAATTTAACCAGTTTGTTTATCGAGGTTTCGTTTCCGAGTTATATGTCCGGCTTGGCAGAGGTCAGTAGGCATCTGACACCAAAAACATTGCAGCAGCAGTTGTCCGCGATCGAAAAACCGATTGATGTGTATCTGTTCCATTTGAAACCTTGTTACGAAAAACAGATTAAAGAAGAAATTCAGGCGCTGTTTAAAGGTAGCTTGCCTTATCGTATCGCCGGCTTTTTGGATTCTGATCAAGTGGTGAGAGTTTTTACAGAACAGACGGCGTTAATCGAAAACGCCAATCATCTGCATAACAGTTCGCAGCAGCAGTTGGCGTCATTGCTGAAAATCTCTCAAGCGTTATCGGGCGAATACAATCCCAATCAACTGCTGGATTTGATTTTGGATGAAGCGATGAAATTTACCGGAGCGGATGCCGGTACCCTATACCATTTCAATAAAGACAAGCAAGAGCTTGAGTTTAGCGTGGTGCGCAATAACGAATTGGGTATTTATTTGAGAGATACCGCTGGCGAGTTGAATTGGCCCAATTTGTCACTTTATCGCGACGGCAAAGCCAATACAAGCATGGTCGCGGTGGTTTGTGCCCTGAATAAAGCCCCCTTGTTGATTAACGATGTCTACCGTAATACCGAATTCGATTTTAGCGGCACGCGTGAGTTCGATCAAACCACCGGGTATCGCTCTCACTCCATGTTAGTCGTGCCTTTATTGGCCCAAGACAATGAGTTATTAGGAGTTTTACAGTTAATTAATAAAATCGATACGGATGGCGATTTTGTCGCCTTTTCGGTTGAAGAGCAGGCCAATGCCATGGCGCTGGCTTCCCAGGCAGCTCTATCCCTGTCCAATGCGATATTGGTCCAGCAGATGGAAGAACTTTTTGAGGCATTCGCCACAGCCATCATTGTCGCCTTTGAGGAAAAGTGCAGCTTTACCGGCTTGCATATTATGCAGGTCGCCGAATTGGCTCAACTGATTTCCCAAGCGATTAATGAAGACCAGAGCGTTTATGGTGATGTGAGTTACAGTGCCGAAATCTTGCATACAATCAAGATCGCCGCTTTAGTCCATGATATCGGTAAGATTGCCACGCCGGAGGCTGTGTTGCATAAGGCGACCAAGTTGCAAAAAAATATTGATCGCATCGAGTTGATTGGTTTACGTTTTCAATTAGCCAAGCAGAGTGTGCTGATTGAATCCATGGAAAAACTCTCGGGACAGCCGTTCAGCATTGATGAGGTTCGTAAACAGCAAACCGCTAAACTCGCTTTACTGGATGAGGATTTTGACTTTTTAGTGCAGATGAATTCCGGAGAAGAATCGTTGCTGGAAGAGAATGCGCAGCGAATTCGAGCGATAGCTGAGCGCTATTATTTTCTTCATAGCGATAAAGTCGACAGTAAATTCGCACTGGTCGATGATGATGAATTGATGAATTTATGCATTAATCGCGGTACTTTGAATGAGGCGGAGCGCAAGCGAATAATGGATCATGCGCGTTTATCGTTGGATATGCTCAAGACGTTGCCGTTTCCTGAGAAATATGGCCGTATTATCGATATTGCCGCGAACCATCATGAAAAATTAAACGGTAAAGGTTATCCGCGCGGTTTAACCGTTGCGGAACTGACGCTAGAAGATGAGATTATGGTGCTTGCCGATCTTTATGAGGCCCTGTCATCAAATGCTCGACCTTATAAGAAACCGATGACCATTAAACAGGTTTCGCATATTTTAAGTGATATGGTCAATCGTGGTGAAATCGATGGGCAATTGGTGCGTTTTTTCTTTGAAAAAGGGATCTATAAACGCTACAACCACCGTTTGAGTGAAAGTCAAATCACCGATTTCGAACTGACTATCGACAATTCGCTTCAAACCGGCAGTCAGTTTCATTAA